CTCAATCTACCCACTTGCAAGAGAACTCGGCTATCCACTGACCCAGAAGAGGGCAGTCCAGGACCCAATTCCAACACTCTTATGGAGGGTGGCTATGTGTCCATTAATGACAATTACACGGAAGAACAGCCAATGAGAACGAGggcacacactactatctgaACAAAAGCGAGCTAGCGTCacgactgtatatatacatagcaCGCAGATGTCTACTATATATTTCACTATGGTAATTGCCAATCTAATAAAGGGGGTGAGAATGCAgtgaattattattatttgtaaGACAAACTATTAGTGCCAGAGTGATGAATTAGGTTTCTTATACCACCATATGGACTGGTGCAAGGACACTGCGTATATACAACTCACTTGTACGAGGATTGAttagagcatgcatgcatgtatatacaagacGACTATAAGCGATTTAAAGTTTAGGGGGGAAGTTTGAAAAGGAACTGGCGCACTAGCGCAAAAAATGTGAGGTCACCACTCCAACTTCCggtcaccacaccccctatattgtttgttgttggtgCCTATTAGCGATGTATATACTCCTGTCAATGTGCATTGACAGGGAACTCTATGTAACTTGGTATGCTGTGACACTTATAGCGTAACAATTGAGGAAGAATTGCATGGTTGAGTGAGTATAGTCTCGCAGGCCAGTTCTTTTATCGGGGAGAAAATATCTGGCAAATTACACCTGAGCTACTTATGCAGCAGTAGTCTAAGTGGCTGTTTGCATTACTGGATAAGTGGTTGTGGTTAGACGAACAATTAATGATTAATGTGtgaaccacataattatgtgaaccacataattatagatttgcCAAACACAATTTAACTAGCAAGCAGGTGTGGCTGTGCGGTTTCAATGTGCAGCTCACTACAGACGCGTATCAGCTACTTAGAgcgtcactataattatttgtggcGCCATCACACACAATTTAATATGGCATTGTGGGGTCCGGTTTCTGCGAGATTATTGAGTTGAGTGAGTGATACATAGTTTTAAAAACTGCAATATAAAACAAAGGTATATATGAGGATTTACATTAAACACATTTATGCATGTACTTATACCAATTAATGGGTCAATGATGCTAACTTGTGGGAGGTGATTGTCTAGCACACTCATAATGGTATTCATGATGGTATTTGTTGGGACACGCATGAGAATAACCACAAATGCATactatacaaataattatagtatctaaTGCATGGGGGTGTCCCAACATTGTTCAGTGACACGTACATGAAGCTATCTTAAGAATGAGAAAGTGagcagtcataattataccaagaAGATCGATATATTCAATGGATTTGTTGGGCTCTCCTCACGTTGAGACGTACTATCTCGTACAGTATGTTCCAGTGGTAGTGCTATTTTCAACCTTCTTGATCCTTCATGTCACCATTGCAATAATTACTGTGATTAGAAAGTCATGGAACAACAGCTGAGAATGGTAGGAAACGGTATTTCTTGTTTGGGTACCCATGCAGTCACTCCAGATATGTTCGAGGTGTGGGAATATTTATGGTGTCATTATGGCAATCTCTACTTGTCACTTTCTGGTTGTATTTTATAATCGAGGTTACAGAACAATGTAGGAATGGAATTGATTGATTGTTTTAGAGTTGTTTCTAATTCTAAAATAGAAGATTGTCGCGATGTCGATGATTTCAACGACTCTATCCATTGTTATGAATTTCAATTTGACTTCATTAATGGAGCTGGGACGGCTGGAGGTGTACTCGCTATAAGCGTAACGATTCTTTATGGACAACTGACTGCACAAATGTGGCTTAAGAAAAAAATATTCGAATCGGAAAGTAAACATAAAAAAGGTGCTTCAAAGCTTCGACTTGTTTATTAGTAGTTGTACCTTTGGCTGTCTTGACAATCTTTCTAGCGTTAAGTTTGTACAAATATGTAGATTCAATCTCTAAAAGAAGATTGACTGCCATACCTAACTATTTAAACGCTGTGTTCTATTTATCTCCCCTTCAAATTCTTTCATTCTTCCCACTGTGCAAGAAAACTCGGCTATCCACTGACCCAGAAGAGGACAGTCCAGGACCTGATTCTTACACTCTTATGGAGGATGGTCATGAGTCCATTAATGACAATTACATGGAAGAACAGCCAATGAGAACAAGGGCACATACTACTATCTGAACATGGCGagctatgtataattattacgcctatactgtgtgtatatatatatataaactaGTAAATATgtaatagttgtgacacatgcacagtgccacatgggatatattggctcagtagtgacttaggcccgagggccgcaggcctcgagggcaaaggcactactgagccaataatatatccaatgtgcgcacgagtgagctgtgtcacaactgatttgttgcattcatTCCTTTCCGAgaacacatcactccttttataggacaactagtttgtAACTACTTGTGacggctgtggaatgcaccagacgcatgaaaaacgttttctgcctatATACCACTGAATACTGTTAACAGTGTTAtatataaaagggaccgtttcaggttactgggtggagggttactgggtggagggtgggctttaggtaattTCAGCCATActgtgccagtatctagatagtggcacagttcaccaTCTGAcatgtgccatatggcagatattggcacagtgtttcctttgatctgcccactcaaaatgcaacaaagcTATAACATTCCTTACCTATAAACACTTTCTTCTATTAACTTCCCCTCCTATTCTTTCAATCTTAGACTACCCACACactattataccgtatagcgggtaattttcgtggggtaaaatattcgttcttttcgtgggcaagctgatctccacgaaattttaacgtaggcgtggcttaccggaacgtagaAATGCaggcaggcaacgagactaaacactcacgaaaaccaccgtttctcgagttgaccgaattttttaccccacgaaaattacccgctatacggtatgcaagAAAACCTGGCAATCCACTGACCCTGAACCCAGGCAATTCACTGACCCAGAAGCCCATGCAAGACCTGATTCaaaattatagtgatgttgattTATGATATGCACATGACTTTAAAGATGTGGATTGTGTCAAAATtcaaactgcatgtataattatactttcagtttaaacaatatagataacataATAGCTAACTACAGTACACAGATCGATGATACACTATCAGAAACAGGAAGCACATGCACAATATATACATACAAATGGTAAGTTTAAACATCAACTATGgactattatatatacgttGAAACATcaactataatttttatagacCGTATATTTAATTATATACGATAGCCTCCCCATTCGATTATCAAGACTCAACTTCAGCAAGCAAACAATCATATGGATAAAATCAAACTGAAACAACTTGTCTATTTCTACTCTCTCTACCCTCCAGTTGCTTTGGTTGTAATTTCTCTAGTTGTCTGCTATATCACACTTGCCCTGTACCTAGTCTGCTGTCGTCATGTCCACAAGAGCTCTAAATACGTACCAGGAATCATCACCTGTCTAATTAAGATAACATTCCGAGGAAGTTTCACAAAGCACAATAAAGAAGAAAGGAGTGAACTTAGATTGTTTGGCTACCATGTACCAGCTGGGCTAATAAACTCGTTGGGACTaatttcaatgattgtatGGGTGGGAGTAGCGGCAGCATTCTGGATGGTGTTGATTGGAAAAAATCACAGCATTTTGTATCCTGAAAACTGCAATAACGAATCTTCTACAACTATATTGGATTGCGAGCCCATCCAATACAATCATTTATCTCTGGACTACGTGAGAGCTCTCGGAGCCGCTGGGGGTCTGCTAGTACTAACCACCGTCATACTGCAAGGTCAAACTATCGTACTAATGTGGATGATGAAAAAAAGTCGTACTAAGAATCGCCAAATTCGCCGTTGCTGGAAACTTGCTCTAGTAATGGTAGTGGCTGTGCCTCTAGGGATCGAGGTGTTACTGTTTTCAGGCGCTTCTACTGGCATGATTTTTTTTAAACTGTACGATAGTATACAGCACTGGATACAGTTTGGATCTTTTGTGATCGCAGTTTTTCAGTCAACCTATTTCTCAAGTATCACCATCTATTTCACATGGAAAAGGAGAACAGCTCTTCCCAGGGTCAGCGATATCGAGCAGGGGATGGAGTTGCCATCGGTGACGAAACAAAACGGAGGTACGATGGCTGATAGCAATGGTGATGGTGGGTTTGGGAATCGTAATGATTTGACTAATCCCTTAATGGGCTGAAATAGTAAATCCATGGCATATTATAATATGCAACACTATAAATattcatcattaatttttgtgaactacatgtatactgaattgaataataatattgtataaTACACGTGCACTCAACAAAGAAcgtttgtgcatgcatgcactattataattagtgCAAATCATTATGGTATAATTTAATCACCATGCAGGGAAAAGAATAAGCAACAACTGAAAAAACATGTATGTGTGATAGattagtgtacatgcagtgttacatgcagtattaaaTTACAGATACGTAGTTTATAAATCTGGTATTCCCTTGGCACTAGAAGTACTTTCAGGTACACAGTACAATTACTTTCACTTTAGGACACATTTAGAGAAGAGCAACTGGTACACAATTTTCAGATACCGAGTGCCTGTACAATGTTCCCCAGGTACGACGATGCGTACTATCCTGCATGGGgaacaatgtacatgcaggtacatgtactcgGTATCTCTAAATTGTGTACCAGTTACTGTGTATATCTTTCTTTAAATGGGAAACAGTGtggctttgcagctctttgcTCACTATTGCAACTACCATAgcgctctagtgcagagctaactactaagtagaatagctaaGTATATCAACAAATTCTGCTACGCAAGAGTC
The Halichondria panicea chromosome 11, odHalPani1.1, whole genome shotgun sequence DNA segment above includes these coding regions:
- the LOC135344496 gene encoding uncharacterized protein LOC135344496; amino-acid sequence: MDKIKLKQLVYFYSLYPPVALVVISLVVCYITLALYLVCCRHVHKSSKYVPGIITCLIKITFRGSFTKHNKEERSELRLFGYHVPAGLINSLGLISMIVWVGVAAAFWMVLIGKNHSILYPENCNNESSTTILDCEPIQYNHLSLDYVRALGAAGGLLVLTTVILQGQTIVLMWMMKKSRTKNRQIRRCWKLALVMVVAVPLGIEVLLFSGASTGMIFFKLYDSIQHWIQFGSFVIAVFQSTYFSSITIYFTWKRRTALPRVSDIEQGMELPSVTKQNGGTMADSNGDGGFGNRNDLTNPLMG